In a single window of the bacterium genome:
- a CDS encoding TerC family protein: MIGLWLGFIGFVLLMLALDLGVFHRKAHVVHLKEALSWSGVWISLGLFFAVFIYYAYQGHWFGLGTQPDAVDGLINSGRTAAIKYLTGYVVEKSLSIDNIFVIAMIFGFFAVPALYQHRVLFWGILGALIMRGAMIGIGAALIARFHWILYLFGAFLIVTGAKMFFMHSRAEDPNRNPVVRLVRRFFPVTERFHGEHFIVRAGSAASHEGELPGDAEIDDAVVATARKGAILLTPLAIALIIVETTDLIFAVDSIPAIFAITADPFLVFTSNVFAILGLRSLYFALAGMLDRFRYLKTALAVVLMLVGVKMLTASWLKQLLGEQFNFILLGVILLILIGGVVLSLLANRRDARAAT; this comes from the coding sequence ATGATCGGATTATGGCTGGGTTTCATCGGTTTCGTGTTGCTGATGCTGGCGCTCGATCTTGGGGTCTTTCATCGCAAGGCCCATGTAGTTCACCTCAAGGAGGCGCTGAGTTGGTCGGGGGTCTGGATCTCGCTGGGACTCTTCTTCGCGGTTTTTATTTATTACGCCTATCAGGGCCACTGGTTCGGCCTGGGAACGCAGCCCGATGCCGTCGACGGCCTGATCAACAGCGGCAGGACCGCGGCGATCAAGTACTTGACCGGTTATGTCGTCGAAAAATCGCTGAGCATCGATAATATCTTTGTCATTGCGATGATCTTTGGCTTTTTCGCCGTGCCCGCCCTCTACCAACACCGCGTGCTGTTCTGGGGCATTCTCGGCGCCCTGATCATGCGCGGGGCCATGATCGGGATCGGTGCAGCGCTCATCGCCCGGTTCCACTGGATCCTCTACCTCTTCGGGGCTTTTCTTATTGTCACCGGGGCCAAGATGTTCTTCATGCATTCCCGGGCCGAGGATCCGAACCGCAATCCGGTTGTGCGGCTGGTGCGGCGCTTTTTTCCCGTCACCGAGCGTTTCCATGGCGAGCACTTTATCGTGCGCGCCGGGAGCGCCGCCTCCCATGAAGGCGAGCTGCCCGGGGATGCCGAGATCGATGATGCGGTGGTTGCCACTGCCAGGAAAGGGGCGATCCTGCTTACCCCGCTGGCCATCGCCCTGATCATTGTCGAGACCACGGATCTCATCTTCGCGGTCGATTCGATCCCGGCCATTTTTGCCATCACCGCCGATCCTTTCCTGGTCTTCACCAGCAATGTATTCGCCATCCTCGGCCTGCGTTCGCTTTATTTCGCCCTGGCGGGCATGCTCGACAGGTTCCGTTATCTCAAGACCGCGCTGGCGGTTGTGCTGATGCTGGTGGGAGTCAAGATGCTGACGGCGTCGTGGCTTAAGCAGCTCTTGGGAGAGCAGTTCAATTTTATCCTCCTCGGCGTGATCCTGCTTATCCTGATCGGCGGGGTGGTACTTTCGCTGCTGGCCAACCGGCGCGATGCGCGCGCTGCAACCTGA
- a CDS encoding DUF2520 domain-containing protein codes for MTERLALIGAGRAGASLAAALTRAGYTVTAVFDADPASAERAAAVCGAQAGTEIQALGAGDWSLLFLTVSDDAIAPLAAQLATLSRWPAAALVCHCSGALPTAVLAPLKDFAALASMHPLQSFSDRPEAWRSWSGIPITLEGEAGALERLEALISRLKSYPLRITAAQKPLYHAAATLLSSGLVALCDAALQLLEGLPWPAAEKPAMTVPLLQTTLANVLAAGPAAALTGPVSRADAGTIAGHLRALNTQAPELLDLYRALSLYLVRLAEQAGRLTLLQKDELIRLLTQTPE; via the coding sequence ATGACTGAGCGCCTCGCCCTGATTGGTGCTGGCCGTGCCGGTGCCAGCCTGGCAGCCGCCCTAACGCGGGCCGGATACACCGTAACCGCGGTCTTTGATGCTGATCCGGCATCGGCTGAACGGGCTGCTGCGGTCTGCGGGGCGCAAGCCGGCACGGAGATCCAGGCGCTGGGGGCGGGGGATTGGTCGCTCCTCTTCCTAACCGTCTCCGATGACGCCATTGCTCCTCTGGCGGCGCAGCTGGCAACCCTTTCGCGGTGGCCCGCTGCAGCCCTGGTCTGTCATTGCTCCGGCGCCCTGCCGACGGCGGTCCTTGCGCCCTTGAAGGATTTCGCCGCTCTCGCCTCCATGCATCCACTGCAAAGCTTTTCAGACCGGCCGGAAGCGTGGCGGAGCTGGAGCGGCATCCCCATTACGTTGGAGGGCGAGGCGGGGGCCCTGGAGCGACTCGAAGCCCTCATCAGCCGGCTTAAAAGTTATCCCCTGAGAATCACCGCCGCGCAGAAACCGCTCTATCACGCGGCGGCCACCCTGCTCTCCAGCGGCTTGGTGGCGCTCTGCGATGCGGCCCTGCAGCTGCTGGAGGGCCTCCCTTGGCCCGCAGCGGAGAAACCGGCGATGACGGTGCCGCTGCTGCAGACCACCCTCGCGAATGTGCTCGCTGCCGGCCCGGCCGCTGCGCTCACGGGTCCGGTCTCCCGCGCGGATGCCGGGACGATCGCAGGCCACCTTCGCGCCCTGAACACCCAGGCTCCGGAGCTCCTCGATCTCTACCGCGCCCTCAGTCTCTATCTCGTCCGCCTGGCGGAACAAGCGGGCCGGCTGACGCTGTTACAGAAGGACGAATTGATCCGGTTGCTTACACAAACCCCTGAATGA
- the amrB gene encoding AmmeMemoRadiSam system protein B: protein MKSIRKPAWAGQFYPAQPDALRALIDTLLAGAPLQDVGRRLLGVVVPHAGYLYSGATAAAGYRLAAAQAVDTAVVVAPSHGQYIRDVALYPGEAYATPLGEIEIDGELTQELAAAAPDHLHLSEEGHSLTGGRPEHSLEVQLPFLQSALPGKFKLVAALFHDYSWEVCRALGEALAAVYRPGMLIIASSDLYHGESYLACRRADARTLDLLQQGDGEAFCRAHETGAAQACGAGPIAALLHTGRRLGATGVRLLAQTNSEEVTGEHSGYVVGYAAAAVEWPAA from the coding sequence ATGAAAAGCATTCGCAAACCAGCCTGGGCGGGGCAGTTCTATCCCGCTCAACCCGATGCCTTACGGGCCTTGATCGATACCCTGCTTGCCGGCGCTCCGCTGCAGGATGTAGGCCGGCGCTTGCTCGGCGTGGTCGTCCCACACGCGGGCTACCTCTATTCCGGCGCCACGGCTGCCGCCGGATACCGCCTGGCCGCCGCCCAGGCCGTTGATACCGCAGTCGTGGTGGCGCCCAGCCACGGCCAATACATCCGCGACGTCGCGCTCTACCCCGGCGAGGCCTATGCCACGCCTCTGGGCGAGATCGAGATCGATGGCGAGCTGACGCAGGAACTGGCTGCCGCTGCACCGGATCATCTCCATCTCTCAGAGGAGGGTCACTCCCTCACCGGCGGCCGCCCCGAGCACAGCCTAGAGGTCCAGCTCCCCTTTTTGCAGTCGGCTCTGCCGGGCAAGTTTAAACTGGTGGCCGCCCTTTTTCACGATTACAGCTGGGAGGTTTGCCGGGCCCTGGGTGAAGCCCTCGCTGCAGTGTATCGCCCGGGGATGCTGATCATCGCCAGCTCGGACCTTTACCATGGCGAATCGTATCTGGCTTGCCGGCGCGCGGATGCTCGAACCCTCGATCTCCTGCAGCAAGGGGATGGCGAGGCTTTTTGCCGCGCCCATGAAACCGGCGCCGCCCAAGCTTGCGGCGCTGGTCCCATCGCCGCGCTCCTGCACACCGGCCGGCGCCTTGGCGCCACCGGAGTGCGGCTGTTGGCGCAGACCAACTCGGAAGAGGTTACCGGCGAGCACAGCGGCTATGTAGTCGGTTATGCCGCCGCTGCCGTAGAGTGGCCGGCCGCATGA